The genomic stretch CGTAACCGTAAATGCGAAAGTATTAATACGGTATGTTCCCGCCGTGATATAAGATGTTTGACGACCTTTCTGTCCGCCGTTTTTCAGAAACTTTTCTGCATCCTGGAAATTGTCACTTTCCACCCTTCTTGCTAAAATAGAACCTGTAGGAATTTCGGCGCCGTCGTTGGAAAGTACCAGCCCGATTTTCCCTTCGGGAATAATAGTGAATGGCTGCATTTCAACGCCGTATTGCCAGGGAAACATTCCCCAATACAAACCGGGCGCTAAAGTTTTTGCCTGAAAGCCGGCTTCGCCATTGGTGGCAATAATTCTGCCATCGGGAAGATTTTTATTTGCACCGAAAAGAACGAATTTCTTGGTAACCAATCCGATTTTGTTTTCGGGAACAATGACCATTCCAAAGAAAACACGAAGAATAAATTTGTAAAGAATAAGACCAAGAATGATGAGTAAAACCCACCAATAGTTGGTTAGTAATGATTGCATATTCATGTAATGTTAATTAAAAAAGGCTTACAATTTTTATCAAATGTAAGCCTTTTTTAATTTCGTTTTATTTCAATTTAAACGCTTTCTTAACCTTCGTTACATAGTCCAGTTTTTCCCAAGTGAACAATTCCACTTTCACTTTTTTCTCTTTACCGTCGGGCGATTTGAAGACTTTTGTAATCACTTCGTTTTGGCGTCCCATGTGTCCGTAAGCTGCAGTTTCGCTGTAAATGGGTGTGCGCAATTTCAATCTTTCTTCAATGAAATAAGGACGCATATCAAATACTTCTTCTACAATTGTAGAAATCTCGCCGTCGGTTAATTCCACATTCGCCGTACCGAAAGTATTTACATAAATACCCATCGGTTTTGCTACGCCGATTGCATAAGAAACCTGCACCAGCGCTTCGTCTGCAACGCCCGCCGCTACAAGGTTTTTCGCAATGTGGCGTGTTGCATACGCCGCGCTTCTGTCCACTTTGCTTGGGTCTTTTCCGCTGAAAGCGCCGCCGCCGTGCGCGCCCTTTCCGCCGTAAGTATCTACGATAATTTTTCTTCCTGTCAAGCCTGTATCGCCGTGCGGACCGCCGATTACAAACTTACCTGTTGGATTGATATGATATCTAATTGCATCGTTGAAAAAGTGTTTGTAGGCAGGATATTTTTTTACAATTCTCGGAATCAAAATGGTCTTAATATCTTTCTCGATTTTTGACAGCATTTTTTCTTCCGTATCAAAATCGTCGTGCTGTGTAGAGATTACGATGGCATCGATACGAACTGGTTTGTTGTTATCATCATATTCCAGCGTTACCTGCGATTTTGCATCGGGACGAAGATATTTGATTTGCTTGTTTTCTCTGCGAAGCGCAGCCAGTTCAATCAGTAAAGTATGCGCCAGGTCTAATGCCAAAGGCATATAATTTTCGGTTTCGTTGGTTGCGTAACCAAACATCATTCCCTGGTCGCCGGCGCCTTGCTCTTCCTTGTTTTTCCGCACAACGCCTTGGTTAATATCCGGCGATTGTTCGTGGATTGCAGAAATCACACCACAGGAATTTGCTTCAAACATATATTCGCTTTTAGTGTAACCGATTTTTTTGATTACGTCGCGCGCGATGGTTTGTACATCAAGGTAAGCGGTTGATTTTACTTCGCCTGCAAGCACCACTTGCCCTGTGGTTACGAGCGTTTCGCAAGCCACCTTTGACTGCGGGTCAAACGCCAAAAAATTATCGATTAATGCATCTGAAATCTGGTCAGCGACTTTGTCGGGATGTCCTTCTGATACGGACTCGGAAGTAAACAAATAAGGCATAAAAGCTTTTGTCTATTGATTTAATGAATTAAAAGTGTCAGGCGAATATACAACTTGCATCAAAATCAGAAAATGATGTAAACGTTTTTTATTTACGGGGCAATTTCATTGTACAGTTCAATGTATTCGCTGAGGTCGGTATCCCAACCTTTGAACGGCAATATTTTTTTGCCTTTGGCTTTAGAAAATTCGGCAATTAATTTTTTATCGATAGCATCGGATGCAAAAATAATTCCATCGGCGTAAGTGGCACCGCCTTTGTTCATACCTGTATTATCGAGCGTTTTAAACGGTTCTAAATCCTTCGGTTTGATATTTGCGTTGATAGCCGCAAGTTCCAGAAAATCTTTTTCTACCTTTTCTTCAAATGTGTTAGGCGATACAGAAAATAATACTTTGCTATTGGTAAATACCGGATCTTTTTTATAAGCCGTTTTTACATACAAAGGAATCAGGCTCGTCATCCAGCCGCTGCAATGGATAATGTCGGGCGCCCAACCGAATTTTTTAACGGTTTCCAGCGCGCCTTTTGCAAAGAACACGGTACGCAATCCGTTGTCGTCAAACCATTGTTCGTTCTCGTCGTGAAAAACAAATTTTCTTTTGAAAAACTCTTCATTGTCTAAAAAATAAACCTGCAATCTTGCGTTGGGCAACGAAGCAACTTTTATTTGAAGAGGATAATCGTCATTACCTACCGGAACATTAATTCCTGATAAACGCACTACTTCGTGCAAACGATGACGGCGCTCGTTAATAACGCCAAAGCGTGGCATAATACATCTCACTTCCAGTCCTGCTTCATTACTTTTAATTGCCAGCTTATTGATTATTTCTGCGTATTCTGTCAGTTCTAAATAGGGCGACATTTCCGTAGAAATAAATAAAATTCTTTTTTTATTAGACATTCTTATACCAATTTTGTCCTTAAACAGGTCTGCAAAGGTAAAGAAAATAGTTCAATTGCTTTTTTAGCATATAAATGAACACAATCGGCATTAATTCTTAATAGAAATATCAATATGCTTTCTTTGTACATTTTGTAGATTGCTTCGCAATATCCAGCCGAATTTTGCTATTCTATCATCGGCAACAACTGCGATTAATGCATATTTCACGTACGCATTTACAAGCAAAACTTTGTCCCCTGCATTGAATTTATAATTGGTCAAATTACCTTTAACATCTTCTTCAATCGGCAAAAATTTGCCTATACATTCCTGCTTTATTTCTGCAGAGTAATTTGCAATCAGATATGAATTTTTTGCCATATCGAAATCCAACGGAATATTATTTATTTTATAATGAACGCCAAGTTCTCCGTTATCTCTTTCATGAGCATCTTCTTTAAAGAGAGTCATTCGCATAGAATCTTTAAAAAAGTTAAACTCATAAATTGTATAGAGATTCTTCGTGTATTGCTCTTCTGTAAGTTGAGTGAAATCTTTATTTACCGCCTCTTTCAAATCAAACCGTTGAGAAGTATCAGGATAATCTTTCTCGAAGTTCTCAAAGCCCCATGTTCCACTTCCGCCATTATCAAATATCGCAAGCCATTTTTCTTGTCCCTGATAATTTATTTTCTCTCCGATTAAACTAAGGAATGCCATGCTTTTATTATAGTTTAAGCTTGTGGCATCGCCAATTGTAAAAGCAAAAGCTGAATCGTTGAGAAACGCAATTCTAAAATATGTTGTATCCACGTGTTTTGAGTTTTTGTAACGCCACGTTCCATAGTATGTGCCGTTTTTCTCGGAGCGTAAAATGTGCGGTTGGGAAAAAATAAAAAATGGGATAACTAAAAAAACAGTTATCAGTAATTGAACGAATAATCTATTTTTCATTTTATGTATAAAATATATGGCAATTTAAAATGAATTAGTCAATTACTTTTGCATTATCAATTTTTAACGAATGATTTTATTCAAACGAATTTCAGATTTACAAACGCATCTTCAAAAGCTCAGACAGGAGAACAAAACCATCGGTTTTGCCCCTACAATGGGTGCGCTGCACGAAGGACATCTATCGCTCATAAAAGCCTCTCAGGAAGAAGTGGATATTACGATTTGCAGCATATTTGTAAATCCAACACAATTTAACGACAGCAAGGATTTTGAGAAATATCCTATCACAATTGACAACGATATTTATCTATTAGAAAAACAACGTTGCGATATACTGTTTCTTCCGTCCGTAAACGAAATTTATCCGAACGGAAAAGAACTAAAACAGCTTTACGATTTAGGTTTTATAGAATCCATTCTGGAAGGTGCTTTCCGTCCCGGACACTTTCAAGGTGTGTGCCAGGTAGTGGACAGATTGCTCGAAATTGTTCAGCCCGATTTACTGTTCATGGGACAAAAAGATTACCAGCAAATCATGGTTGTGAAGAAAATGATTGAGTTGAAAAATCATAAAGCCAAAGTCATAGTTGTACCTATCTTCAGAGAGCCAAGCGGACTCGCAAGCAGCAGCAGAAATATGCGTTTGACTAATGATGAAAAAGAAAAAGCCACGGCGATTTACCAAAGTTTGATTTTTATTAAAGAAAATATCAGCAGGCTTTTCTTTGTTGAAATAAAACAGCAGGTTGCCGAAATGCTGATGAACAGCGAATTTCAGAAGATTGATTATATAGAAATTTGTAATGCGGAAACGCTGGAGCCCTTGGAAAAATATGACAAAACCATAAAATTAGTCGCACTAATTGCCGCATTCATTGGCGAAGTAAGATTGATTGATAACATGATTTTATAAAATCATCTGCCAAGACACGTGTCTTCACGAGCCTTATGTTTCGGTACGTGAGACACGTACCGATGCGTAGAATTTTAAACAGGTTTATAAAATCGTTTTGTCGTATTTTTGATTAATTGTTATAACTTTAAATTGTTCGGCATATTTCATGAGCATTACACAGGGTTTTCAATCTTATTTCAAACAACAGAAAGCTTTTTATTATCGTAATTACCGTTTATTTATTGTAGGGCAAACGTTATCCTTAGTCGGAACATGGATTCAACGCCTGGCAATGATTTGGCTCGCATACAAACTCACAAACTCTGCATTTCTGCTGGGTTTGGTAGGATTTTGCGAGCAGATTCCCATCTTTCTCATTGCACCTTTTGCTGGCGTTTTTGCCGACCGCTG from Arachidicoccus sp. BS20 encodes the following:
- a CDS encoding glycogen/starch synthase; translation: MSNKKRILFISTEMSPYLELTEYAEIINKLAIKSNEAGLEVRCIMPRFGVINERRHRLHEVVRLSGINVPVGNDDYPLQIKVASLPNARLQVYFLDNEEFFKRKFVFHDENEQWFDDNGLRTVFFAKGALETVKKFGWAPDIIHCSGWMTSLIPLYVKTAYKKDPVFTNSKVLFSVSPNTFEEKVEKDFLELAAINANIKPKDLEPFKTLDNTGMNKGGATYADGIIFASDAIDKKLIAEFSKAKGKKILPFKGWDTDLSEYIELYNEIAP
- the panC gene encoding pantoate--beta-alanine ligase, translated to MILFKRISDLQTHLQKLRQENKTIGFAPTMGALHEGHLSLIKASQEEVDITICSIFVNPTQFNDSKDFEKYPITIDNDIYLLEKQRCDILFLPSVNEIYPNGKELKQLYDLGFIESILEGAFRPGHFQGVCQVVDRLLEIVQPDLLFMGQKDYQQIMVVKKMIELKNHKAKVIVVPIFREPSGLASSSRNMRLTNDEKEKATAIYQSLIFIKENISRLFFVEIKQQVAEMLMNSEFQKIDYIEICNAETLEPLEKYDKTIKLVALIAAFIGEVRLIDNMIL
- the metK gene encoding methionine adenosyltransferase codes for the protein MPYLFTSESVSEGHPDKVADQISDALIDNFLAFDPQSKVACETLVTTGQVVLAGEVKSTAYLDVQTIARDVIKKIGYTKSEYMFEANSCGVISAIHEQSPDINQGVVRKNKEEQGAGDQGMMFGYATNETENYMPLALDLAHTLLIELAALRRENKQIKYLRPDAKSQVTLEYDDNNKPVRIDAIVISTQHDDFDTEEKMLSKIEKDIKTILIPRIVKKYPAYKHFFNDAIRYHINPTGKFVIGGPHGDTGLTGRKIIVDTYGGKGAHGGGAFSGKDPSKVDRSAAYATRHIAKNLVAAGVADEALVQVSYAIGVAKPMGIYVNTFGTANVELTDGEISTIVEEVFDMRPYFIEERLKLRTPIYSETAAYGHMGRQNEVITKVFKSPDGKEKKVKVELFTWEKLDYVTKVKKAFKLK